From a region of the Sinorhizobium sp. B11 genome:
- a CDS encoding glycosyltransferase: MSETVSIVIPTFNRAGMLPVAIDSALNQTKACEVIVVDHGSTDDTPKVAEAYGDRILYIRRERDFGPHFCWLEGALHATGEFVHLQYDDDWIAPTFIEACLAVITPETGFAFTGADVMDGPGLPTKLRQFMDWLPATGTYPVDALERQILGSLISPGAALYRRQILIDALYPGRLPLQINEYRGVGPDAFVSLLSMLRYPAIGYVREPLAFFRFHEGSITIDAFASGEKTARLRAAYAEVTRHYLEMKVMRAVRIREAS; the protein is encoded by the coding sequence ATGTCTGAGACTGTTTCCATCGTCATTCCGACCTTTAACAGGGCAGGGATGTTGCCTGTCGCCATCGACAGCGCCCTGAACCAAACGAAGGCGTGCGAGGTTATCGTCGTCGATCACGGGTCGACCGACGATACGCCGAAGGTGGCCGAGGCTTATGGCGACCGCATCCTCTACATCCGCCGTGAGCGTGATTTCGGGCCGCATTTCTGCTGGCTTGAAGGCGCACTCCACGCCACCGGAGAATTCGTCCACCTGCAATATGACGACGATTGGATCGCACCGACCTTCATCGAGGCGTGCCTTGCCGTCATCACTCCGGAAACCGGCTTCGCCTTTACCGGCGCCGACGTTATGGATGGCCCAGGCCTGCCCACCAAACTTCGCCAGTTTATGGACTGGTTGCCCGCGACTGGCACCTATCCGGTCGATGCGTTGGAGAGACAGATTCTCGGCTCGCTGATCTCGCCTGGCGCAGCGCTCTATCGCCGGCAAATTCTGATCGACGCGCTCTATCCCGGGCGATTGCCGCTTCAGATCAACGAATATCGCGGCGTCGGCCCGGATGCTTTCGTCTCGCTGCTTTCAATGCTGCGCTATCCAGCGATCGGCTACGTGCGTGAACCGCTTGCCTTCTTCCGCTTCCACGAGGGTTCGATCACCATCGACGCCTTCGCTTCCGGCGAGAAGACCGCGCGACTGCGCGCCGCTTACGCAGAAGTTACCCGCCACTATCTCGAAATGAAAGTGATGCGCGCTGTGCGTATCAGGGAGGCATCGTAA
- a CDS encoding class I SAM-dependent methyltransferase, giving the protein MDQIRSNTIDAAKLDLIVSRAIGDLSAGYGGVMVSIGHRLGLYKAMAKAGRISSHQLAAITGCAERYIREWLGSQVAGGYVIYDAASHSYELPPEHALVLAQDDSPVFMAAAWAIPASMWADEDKALDAFRTGAGIPWGDHDGRLYCGVASLYRNAYKASLVAEWLPALDGVIEKLKAGALVADVGCGHGHSTALMAEAFPSSRFHGFDSHPESLDEARQVVAAAGGTERVTFETARADAYSGSGYDLICFFDCLHDMGDPLAVARHAARTIAHEGTVMLVEPYAKDGVEDSISPVARMYYAASTTICCAHAISDGGHIVLGAQAGEKRLAEIFRKAGFTRFRRAMATPFNLVLEARL; this is encoded by the coding sequence ATGGACCAGATAAGAAGCAACACGATCGATGCGGCCAAGCTCGACCTCATCGTCTCACGAGCAATCGGCGATCTCTCAGCCGGCTATGGCGGCGTGATGGTGAGCATCGGGCACCGGCTCGGCCTTTATAAGGCAATGGCGAAGGCGGGGCGGATCAGTTCGCACCAGCTTGCGGCAATCACGGGCTGCGCCGAGCGCTATATCCGCGAATGGCTGGGCTCACAGGTGGCAGGGGGCTATGTGATCTATGATGCGGCAAGCCACAGCTACGAATTGCCGCCAGAACATGCGCTAGTGCTGGCACAGGACGACAGCCCGGTTTTCATGGCTGCGGCCTGGGCAATCCCCGCCTCGATGTGGGCTGACGAGGACAAGGCCCTGGATGCATTTCGCACCGGCGCCGGCATTCCCTGGGGCGATCACGATGGCAGGCTCTATTGCGGCGTGGCATCGCTCTATCGCAATGCCTATAAGGCAAGCCTTGTTGCCGAATGGCTGCCGGCGCTCGATGGCGTCATCGAGAAACTGAAGGCTGGCGCACTGGTGGCCGATGTCGGCTGCGGCCATGGTCATTCGACAGCGCTGATGGCCGAAGCCTTTCCGTCGTCGCGGTTCCATGGCTTCGATTCGCATCCGGAATCGCTCGATGAGGCCCGGCAGGTTGTTGCTGCGGCGGGAGGAACAGAGAGGGTCACATTTGAAACCGCGAGAGCGGACGCCTATTCTGGTTCAGGCTACGACCTTATTTGCTTCTTCGACTGCCTGCATGACATGGGCGACCCGCTCGCTGTCGCAAGACACGCAGCCAGAACCATCGCCCATGAGGGAACGGTAATGCTGGTCGAGCCCTATGCGAAGGATGGTGTGGAAGACAGTATCTCGCCGGTCGCGCGCATGTATTATGCCGCCTCGACGACGATCTGCTGCGCTCATGCGATCTCTGATGGCGGCCATATCGTGCTTGGCGCACAAGCCGGTGAGAAAAGGCTGGCCGAGATCTTCCGGAAGGCCGGTTTCACGCGGTTCCGTCGGGCGATGGCAACCCCGTTCAACCTCGTACTCGAGGCGCGACTCTGA
- a CDS encoding Gfo/Idh/MocA family oxidoreductase produces MVTLGLIGRGAWARIIGATLDSLPEVRWVPLNGPGASVDGVIIANRSKDHVSSALPFVEAGVPCFIEKPLATCLEDFLRLKAAAGAAGGHIFAGHLHRFNPAAEAFCAALPEIGPIQSATALCANGKPRDDTSVIWDWLPHPLSLAARIFATPAERATARSLEGGARPLRVAAQLSYEGRPFDLEASWLSPDPAFRITAAGTKGRLIFDDKAAQKVTLIREGDSVALTYEPELPLTRELRVFVELIRGVRYNPSPLDAAEEVLRSLDAIERSAAADGAPVAINWPD; encoded by the coding sequence GTGGTAACACTGGGCCTCATCGGGCGGGGTGCCTGGGCGCGCATCATTGGCGCCACTCTGGACAGCCTGCCCGAAGTGCGCTGGGTGCCGCTGAACGGCCCCGGCGCTTCTGTTGACGGCGTCATCATCGCCAACAGGAGCAAAGATCACGTGTCCTCGGCGCTCCCCTTCGTTGAGGCGGGGGTGCCGTGCTTTATTGAAAAACCTCTGGCCACATGCCTCGAGGACTTCCTGCGCCTCAAGGCGGCGGCTGGTGCAGCCGGCGGCCACATCTTTGCAGGGCACCTGCACCGGTTCAACCCGGCTGCAGAGGCTTTTTGTGCTGCCCTGCCGGAGATCGGCCCGATCCAATCGGCAACTGCGCTCTGCGCCAATGGCAAACCGCGCGACGATACGTCCGTGATCTGGGATTGGTTGCCGCACCCGCTATCGCTGGCAGCACGGATCTTCGCCACTCCGGCAGAGCGCGCGACGGCCCGGTCGCTTGAAGGCGGAGCGCGCCCGCTTCGCGTGGCTGCACAATTGTCCTACGAAGGGCGACCTTTCGACCTTGAGGCCAGCTGGCTTTCGCCTGATCCAGCCTTTCGGATCACGGCCGCAGGCACCAAGGGACGTCTCATCTTTGATGACAAGGCCGCGCAGAAAGTCACGCTCATCCGCGAAGGCGACAGTGTTGCCCTTACCTATGAGCCAGAGCTGCCTCTAACCCGCGAACTGCGCGTCTTTGTCGAGTTGATCCGTGGCGTGCGCTACAACCCCTCTCCACTTGATGCGGCAGAGGAAGTCCTTCGCAGCCTGGATGCCATCGAACGTTCGGCAGCAGCAGACGGCGCCCCGGTCGCGATCAATTGGCCGGATTGA
- a CDS encoding DegT/DnrJ/EryC1/StrS family aminotransferase, producing MTVGRPIRLVTQDRPIRLAEETIDQGELEALSEWMLAGNRLTKAEQTLAFEQEFAVWMNCRHAVYVNSGSSANLLMIAALKEAGRLRNNKAIAAGVSWVTTVSPLLQLGFDVRLCDCDSKSLGIDLNHLEDLCRTDPPALLILVHVLGHAGDMDAVRDICQRYDVILLEDSCEALGSTYKGRKLGTIGTAGSFSFYYGHHISTIEGGMVVTDDPDLHQLMLSLRSHGWSRDLKPELRQSLAEQNGVDEFKNLYTFYHAGYNLRSTDLQAFLGRSQLRKLDQIVERRRINFDLYRKALPDFFSQSGDTEVLSSFAYGTFIENRLETYKHINALDIECRPLICGNIARHPFWLRDHPRLDLPNADKVHDYGIYLPNHHNLNEADIARVADAFASVARPC from the coding sequence ATGACCGTAGGGCGTCCAATCCGCTTAGTTACTCAAGATCGTCCAATCCGCCTCGCAGAGGAAACCATCGACCAGGGTGAGCTCGAGGCGCTCTCCGAATGGATGCTCGCCGGCAACCGCCTGACCAAGGCTGAGCAGACACTCGCCTTCGAGCAGGAATTCGCTGTCTGGATGAACTGCCGTCACGCAGTTTATGTCAACTCCGGCTCCTCGGCGAACCTCCTGATGATCGCCGCGCTCAAGGAAGCGGGCCGCCTGCGCAATAACAAGGCGATTGCCGCCGGCGTCAGTTGGGTCACCACCGTTTCGCCGCTGCTCCAGCTTGGTTTCGATGTGCGTCTCTGCGATTGCGATTCGAAGTCGCTGGGTATCGATCTCAACCATCTGGAAGACCTTTGCCGCACGGATCCGCCGGCGCTGCTGATCCTGGTCCACGTTCTCGGCCATGCCGGTGACATGGATGCTGTCAGGGACATCTGCCAGCGTTACGACGTCATCCTGCTGGAAGATTCCTGCGAGGCGCTCGGCTCGACCTACAAGGGCCGCAAGCTCGGCACGATCGGCACGGCAGGCAGCTTCTCCTTCTATTATGGCCATCACATCTCGACGATCGAGGGCGGCATGGTCGTCACCGACGATCCCGATCTGCACCAGCTTATGCTTTCCCTGCGCTCGCACGGCTGGAGCCGCGATCTCAAGCCGGAGCTGCGCCAATCTCTGGCGGAACAGAACGGGGTCGATGAGTTCAAGAACCTCTACACCTTCTACCATGCCGGCTATAACCTGCGCTCCACCGACCTCCAGGCATTCCTCGGTCGGTCGCAGCTCAGGAAGCTCGATCAGATCGTCGAACGCCGCCGTATCAATTTCGACCTTTACCGCAAGGCGCTGCCGGACTTCTTCTCCCAGTCGGGAGATACCGAGGTTCTGTCGTCCTTCGCCTACGGCACCTTCATCGAGAACCGGCTCGAAACCTACAAACATATCAACGCGCTCGACATCGAATGCCGGCCGCTGATCTGCGGCAACATCGCGCGCCATCCCTTCTGGCTCCGCGACCATCCACGGCTCGACCTTCCGAACGCCGATAAGGTGCACGACTACGGCATCTATCTGCCGAATCATCACAACCTGAATGAAGCGGACATTGCGCGTGTGGCCGACGCCTTCGCCTCTGTTGCCCGCCCCTGCTAA
- a CDS encoding SelT/SelW/SelH family protein translates to MTEKARVTILYCTQCNWLLRAAWMAQELLQTFTDSLGEVALIPGTGGNFEIRVNGDLIWERKRDGGFPGPKELKQRVRDIIEPDRDLGHTDRASLES, encoded by the coding sequence ATGACCGAGAAAGCCCGTGTGACGATCCTCTACTGCACGCAGTGCAACTGGCTGCTGCGCGCCGCCTGGATGGCGCAGGAACTGCTGCAGACCTTTACCGACAGCCTCGGCGAAGTGGCGCTCATTCCCGGCACCGGCGGCAATTTCGAGATCCGTGTCAATGGCGACCTGATCTGGGAGCGCAAGCGCGACGGCGGCTTTCCCGGACCGAAGGAACTCAAGCAGCGGGTGCGCGACATCATCGAGCCTGACCGCGATCTCGGCCATACCGACCGCGCATCGCTGGAGAGCTGA
- a CDS encoding NAD-dependent epimerase/dehydratase family protein: MSKEIQRIVERLGANAHRFSGKTVLLAGGAGFLGKHFVKVFQKLNNDVLDKPCSVISVDNYITGTKNLDESIVRDPNIMQVWADVTHPLPVREDIDFIIQAAGIASPVFYMRYPLETIESAVHGTRNLLDLASRNKNLEGFLFFSSSEIYGDPDPRAVPIKEDYHGNVSTVGPRACYDESKRLGETLCTIYKEHHGVPAKIVRPFNVFGPGMGHNDRRVIPMFTYQALNGRTIPVHGTGLQTRTFCYITDAIYGFLMTLLEGKCGEAYNIGNPDNEISMIKLAEMYPKLLPGASFTRIDYPDTYPAGEPNRRCPDITKARETFGYTSEVDVEDGLARFIDWARNERNYIDFEPEAALKKAG; the protein is encoded by the coding sequence ATGTCGAAAGAAATTCAACGTATTGTCGAGCGGCTTGGTGCTAATGCCCATCGGTTTTCCGGGAAGACTGTCCTGCTGGCAGGGGGGGCGGGTTTTCTTGGGAAGCACTTCGTCAAGGTGTTTCAGAAGCTGAATAACGACGTGCTGGACAAGCCCTGCTCGGTCATCTCGGTGGATAACTACATCACCGGCACCAAGAACCTCGATGAAAGCATCGTGCGCGATCCCAACATCATGCAGGTCTGGGCCGATGTGACCCATCCGCTGCCCGTGCGCGAAGATATCGACTTCATCATCCAGGCTGCGGGCATCGCATCGCCCGTTTTCTACATGCGTTATCCGCTCGAGACCATCGAGAGCGCGGTGCATGGCACCCGCAACCTCTTGGACCTGGCTTCACGCAACAAAAACCTCGAGGGCTTCCTGTTCTTCAGCTCCTCCGAGATCTACGGCGATCCCGACCCCCGCGCGGTGCCGATCAAGGAAGATTACCACGGCAACGTTTCGACCGTTGGGCCGCGCGCCTGCTACGACGAATCCAAGCGCCTGGGCGAGACGCTCTGCACGATCTACAAAGAGCACCACGGCGTGCCGGCAAAGATCGTGCGCCCGTTCAACGTCTTTGGTCCGGGCATGGGTCACAACGACCGCCGCGTGATCCCGATGTTCACCTATCAGGCGCTCAATGGCCGTACGATCCCGGTCCACGGCACCGGCCTGCAGACGCGCACCTTCTGCTACATCACCGACGCCATCTACGGCTTCCTGATGACGCTGCTTGAGGGCAAGTGCGGCGAGGCCTACAACATAGGCAACCCGGACAACGAAATCTCGATGATCAAGCTGGCGGAGATGTATCCCAAGCTGCTGCCGGGCGCCTCCTTCACCCGCATCGACTATCCGGACACCTATCCGGCGGGAGAACCTAACCGTCGCTGCCCGGATATCACCAAGGCGCGGGAAACCTTTGGTTATACCTCCGAGGTGGATGTCGAAGATGGTCTCGCGCGCTTCATCGACTGGGCTCGCAATGAGCGGAACTATATCGATTTCGAGCCGGAAGCGGCGCTCAAAAAGGCCGGATAA
- a CDS encoding BA14K family protein, translating into MFDLRSILLAGLFAVLPLMGANAASPSLGPLNTQSTICDYRGCFGFGPQQWHRPAYVQPNYLPPNAAGPNYYQPPGQLPPRLTYGPPPAPRVQPSADNQVRHQQWCRNEYRSYNPRTDRFLTYEGIYKTCNSPYN; encoded by the coding sequence ATGTTCGACCTTCGCTCTATCCTTCTTGCTGGTCTGTTTGCCGTATTGCCATTGATGGGAGCCAATGCCGCCTCGCCGTCGCTTGGGCCTCTCAATACGCAGTCGACGATCTGCGACTATCGCGGCTGCTTCGGCTTCGGTCCGCAGCAGTGGCATCGCCCTGCCTACGTCCAGCCGAACTATCTCCCACCGAATGCAGCCGGGCCGAATTATTATCAGCCGCCCGGGCAATTGCCGCCACGGCTGACCTACGGTCCGCCGCCGGCACCGCGCGTGCAGCCTTCGGCGGATAATCAGGTCCGCCATCAGCAATGGTGCCGGAACGAATATCGATCCTACAATCCGCGCACCGATCGCTTCCTGACCTATGAAGGCATCTACAAGACCTGCAATTCGCCTTATAATTGA
- a CDS encoding glycosyl hydrolase produces the protein MRSTAIPAILVACLALAGCSSASGPENLSAGVAPKPSKEITASVTPPPAPMPQSTVAAADATPQASLAWEAPLPESRAFSAVTPSATSQPGMPIPSERPVEFAMAAAPAIEPPTRGRSRVYGYGFRDAKPINFGKVSPRKLAVHGVDVSRWQGDIDWETLRTRGANFAFIKATDGGDHLDPMFKTNWRRAKEAGIKRGAYHFFYWCRTAGEQADWFIRNVPRDPDALPPVIDVEWNGESSCKVKLSRARVLEKMQVFMEKIEQHYGKRPIIYTAPDFYADNLEGAFQNYHFWLRAVAEHPSKVYPNRKWLFWQYSGSGLSHGVEGRIDLNAFRGSEEEWHRWVAGL, from the coding sequence ATGCGTTCCACGGCTATCCCAGCGATCCTCGTCGCCTGCCTTGCTCTGGCAGGCTGCTCTTCGGCTTCCGGTCCGGAAAATCTTTCGGCTGGTGTTGCTCCGAAGCCTTCGAAGGAAATCACGGCTTCTGTCACGCCGCCGCCGGCACCTATGCCCCAGTCTACAGTTGCTGCAGCCGATGCCACTCCGCAGGCAAGCCTCGCCTGGGAAGCGCCCCTGCCGGAGTCCCGCGCCTTCTCGGCAGTGACGCCTTCAGCCACATCGCAGCCGGGTATGCCGATTCCGAGCGAACGCCCCGTCGAATTCGCCATGGCGGCGGCACCTGCCATAGAACCGCCGACCCGTGGCCGCTCGCGCGTCTATGGTTATGGTTTCCGCGATGCAAAGCCGATCAACTTCGGCAAGGTCTCTCCGCGCAAACTGGCCGTCCACGGCGTCGACGTCTCGCGCTGGCAGGGCGACATCGACTGGGAAACGCTCCGGACCCGCGGCGCCAACTTCGCCTTCATCAAGGCAACGGATGGCGGCGATCATCTGGATCCGATGTTCAAGACAAACTGGCGGCGCGCCAAAGAGGCCGGCATCAAGCGCGGCGCCTATCATTTCTTCTACTGGTGCCGCACGGCCGGTGAGCAGGCCGACTGGTTCATCCGCAACGTGCCGCGCGATCCGGACGCCCTGCCGCCGGTCATCGATGTCGAATGGAACGGCGAATCGAGCTGCAAAGTGAAGCTCTCCCGCGCCCGCGTGCTGGAAAAAATGCAGGTCTTCATGGAGAAGATCGAGCAGCACTACGGCAAGCGACCTATCATCTATACGGCCCCGGATTTCTACGCGGATAATCTCGAAGGCGCCTTCCAGAACTATCACTTCTGGCTACGCGCGGTCGCCGAACATCCTTCGAAGGTCTATCCGAACCGCAAATGGCTCTTCTGGCAATATTCCGGCTCTGGCCTCTCTCATGGCGTCGAAGGCCGAATCGACCTCAATGCCTTCCGCGGAAGCGAAGAAGAATGGCACCGCTGGGTAGCGGGGCTGTAG
- a CDS encoding class I SAM-dependent methyltransferase, translated as MNKFLDLGRQPLANKYPKPSDFQEEKFFPLEVFFCETCKNVQLGEMVPRSLMFEDYYYLSSVNGGLVRHFEALAEELKEAKFVVDVGSNDGVLLRPLKGLGVRALGVEPSINVSKLANDEELETLCAFFEETSARQVLDSHGPADVIVASSVFTHLDAPDQFIRAADILMAKDGKLVIEVEYILNMISQVQFERFYLDRIFYYSISSMKQLFGKHGMVITGLEPVAQHGGSLRFTLMREAAGTEAPELAELIATELKVLNTAALTDFGQRCRDLTDRLVAGLKRWREEGVKVAGYGAPARLSTITNFGGIDRELLPFTIDDSPLKQGRTSPGAHIPVVSASELETYQPEVLLVFAYEYIDDIRKKTSNAYDYYMPIPLVELIAS; from the coding sequence TTGAACAAATTTCTGGATTTGGGGCGCCAGCCCCTCGCGAACAAATACCCAAAACCGAGTGATTTTCAGGAAGAGAAATTCTTCCCGCTCGAGGTGTTCTTTTGCGAGACCTGCAAGAATGTTCAGCTTGGCGAGATGGTCCCGCGATCCCTCATGTTCGAGGATTACTATTACCTGAGTTCGGTCAATGGGGGCCTCGTCCGCCATTTCGAGGCGCTCGCCGAGGAACTGAAGGAAGCGAAATTCGTCGTCGACGTGGGCTCCAACGATGGCGTGTTGCTGCGTCCGCTCAAAGGTCTCGGAGTTCGGGCGCTGGGGGTTGAACCTTCGATCAATGTCTCCAAGCTCGCCAATGACGAGGAGCTGGAAACGCTCTGCGCCTTCTTCGAGGAAACCTCGGCACGGCAAGTGCTGGACAGCCACGGCCCGGCGGATGTGATCGTCGCCAGCAGCGTCTTCACGCATCTCGACGCACCGGATCAGTTCATCCGCGCAGCCGACATCCTGATGGCGAAAGACGGCAAGCTGGTGATCGAGGTCGAGTATATCCTCAACATGATCAGCCAGGTGCAGTTCGAGCGATTCTACCTCGACCGGATCTTCTACTACTCGATCTCGTCGATGAAGCAGCTGTTCGGCAAGCACGGCATGGTGATCACCGGGCTTGAGCCTGTGGCCCAGCATGGCGGCTCCCTTCGGTTCACATTGATGCGCGAGGCGGCCGGCACCGAGGCCCCGGAGTTGGCGGAGCTGATTGCGACCGAGCTGAAGGTGCTGAACACTGCTGCACTGACAGATTTTGGCCAGCGCTGCCGCGATCTGACCGACAGGCTGGTCGCTGGCTTGAAGCGCTGGCGGGAAGAGGGCGTCAAGGTGGCAGGCTACGGCGCGCCTGCCCGGCTTTCGACCATCACAAACTTTGGTGGCATCGATAGAGAGCTGCTGCCTTTCACGATCGATGACAGCCCGCTGAAACAGGGACGCACCTCGCCCGGCGCGCATATCCCGGTTGTGTCTGCCTCTGAACTTGAGACCTATCAGCCCGAAGTGCTGCTGGTCTTCGCCTACGAATACATCGACGACATTCGGAAAAAGACTAGCAATGCATATGACTACTACATGCCAATTCCGCTTGTTGAACTCATAGCTTCCTGA
- a CDS encoding NAD(P)-dependent oxidoreductase yields the protein MRVLVTGAGGILGRHVIRHFAQFAPGADVIANKADLTDIEALRAAISALQPIDKVVHLAALVPVASVKADPARAYAVNVGGTINLLSALEAHPATFLYCSSSHIYAPSDLPIAEDAEKAPPSFYGRTKWVGESVAADICEASGRAFCAARVFSIHDPAQTGSFLRPSIERRLAEEDLSRPFMLPGGDSVRDFLPAEDAAELVVRLALSSATGPVNVGSGRGTTIRDFVQGFSSQPLDIRATGGSDTLVADISRLRQLLGDFDV from the coding sequence GCCGATGTGATCGCCAATAAGGCGGACCTCACGGATATCGAAGCGTTGCGAGCGGCGATCTCTGCCCTTCAGCCGATCGATAAGGTTGTTCATCTGGCAGCTTTGGTGCCGGTGGCATCGGTCAAGGCAGACCCTGCCCGTGCCTATGCCGTGAATGTCGGCGGTACGATCAATCTTCTCTCGGCGCTCGAGGCGCACCCGGCAACGTTCCTCTACTGCTCATCGAGCCATATCTATGCGCCGTCGGACCTGCCGATAGCTGAGGACGCCGAAAAGGCGCCACCTTCCTTCTACGGAAGGACAAAATGGGTCGGCGAGAGCGTTGCGGCCGACATTTGCGAGGCATCCGGCCGCGCTTTCTGTGCGGCACGTGTTTTCTCGATTCACGATCCAGCGCAAACCGGTTCGTTCCTTCGGCCGTCCATCGAGCGTCGGCTGGCAGAAGAGGACCTGAGCCGACCCTTCATGCTTCCGGGCGGTGACAGCGTCAGGGATTTTCTGCCGGCTGAGGATGCGGCAGAGCTTGTCGTGCGCCTCGCCCTTTCCTCCGCAACGGGGCCGGTCAATGTCGGCTCCGGCCGTGGCACAACCATCCGCGATTTCGTTCAGGGTTTCAGCTCCCAGCCCCTCGATATCAGGGCGACCGGCGGCTCGGACACTCTCGTCGCCGATATCTCACGGCTTAGACAATTATTAGGAGACTTTGATGTCTGA
- a CDS encoding GDP-L-fucose synthase codes for MEGKRIWVAGHRGMVGSALVRVLSQLNCEVLTTPRSEVDLTDQAATRRWLQDNKPDAVIVAAARVGGIAANSASPVAFLYDNLMIEANIIEAAARADVSKLLLLGSTCIYPRDAEQPIREESLLTGPLEKTNEWYAIAKIAGIKLCQAYRQEQGRDFISAQPTNLYGPGDNYDLETSHVLPALIRKAHEAKVNGAESLTIWGSGTPLREFLHVDDLADAVIFLLRNYSGPVPINIGSGEELSIAELARLVSKMIGFDGSLTFDTTRPDGTPRKLADLRRLRELGWNNARPLTTGLEQTYQSFLYRREN; via the coding sequence ATAGAGGGAAAACGGATCTGGGTCGCCGGCCATCGCGGTATGGTCGGTTCGGCCCTGGTCCGGGTGCTCTCGCAGCTGAACTGCGAGGTACTGACAACACCTCGCAGTGAGGTCGATCTCACCGATCAGGCCGCGACGCGACGCTGGCTGCAGGACAACAAGCCGGATGCCGTCATCGTCGCCGCTGCGCGTGTGGGCGGCATTGCCGCCAACAGCGCCTCGCCGGTTGCCTTTCTCTACGACAATCTGATGATCGAGGCGAATATCATCGAAGCGGCTGCTCGTGCTGACGTGAGCAAGCTTCTTCTCCTCGGTTCCACCTGCATTTACCCGCGCGACGCCGAACAGCCAATCCGCGAGGAATCCTTGCTCACCGGTCCGCTTGAAAAGACCAACGAGTGGTACGCTATCGCCAAGATTGCCGGCATCAAGCTTTGCCAGGCCTATCGTCAGGAGCAGGGACGCGATTTCATATCGGCCCAGCCGACCAATCTTTATGGGCCGGGCGACAATTATGACCTCGAGACAAGCCACGTTCTGCCGGCCCTCATCCGTAAGGCTCACGAAGCCAAGGTGAACGGTGCGGAATCCCTGACGATCTGGGGCAGCGGTACGCCGTTGCGGGAATTCCTGCATGTGGATGACCTTGCCGATGCTGTGATCTTCCTGCTGCGCAATTACTCCGGCCCGGTGCCGATCAATATCGGCTCTGGTGAGGAATTGTCGATTGCCGAGCTTGCCCGTCTCGTGAGCAAGATGATTGGCTTCGATGGTTCGCTCACCTTCGACACCACGAGGCCGGATGGGACGCCGCGCAAACTTGCCGATCTTCGCCGTCTGCGCGAGCTCGGCTGGAACAATGCCCGTCCGCTGACGACCGGTCTCGAGCAAACCTATCAAAGTTTCCTGTATAGGCGCGAAAATTGA